The sequence CCCCGTGCGCGGCAACGGCCGCGTGATCGACGAGCTCGAAGCGCAGTTCGCGGGCGCCGGCTGGAACACGATCAAGGTGCTGTGGGGATCCGACTGGGATCCGCTGTTCGCGCGCGATCACGCCGGCGCGCTCGCCCGTGCGTTCGCCGAGACCGTCGACGGCCAGTTCCAGACCTTCTCCGCGAACGACGGCGCATACAACCGCGCGCGCTTCTTCAGCCAGGACCCTGCGCTCGAAGCGCTCGCGGCACAACTCACCGACACGGAGATCGACCGCCTGCGCCGCGGCGGCCACGACGCGCGCAAGCTGCACGCGGCGTATGCGCGCGCACTCGCGCACCGCGGCCAGCCGACCGTGATTCTCGCGAAGACGATGAAGGGTTACGGAATGGGCACGGCCGGCCAGGGCCGGATGACGACCCATCAGCAGAAAAAGCTCGACGTCGACGATCTCAAGGCGTTCCGCGACCGCTTCCGGTTGCCGCTGTCGGACAGCGACGTCGAGCAGCTCAGGTTTTACAAGCCAGCGGAAGACAGCCCGGAAATGCGTTACCTGCATGCACGCCGGGCTGCCCTGGGAGGCTATCTGCCCAGAAGGCGGAGAGTGGCATCGAAGGGGCTGACCGTTCCTTCGATGCCGGCCTGGGGAGCGTTCGCGCTGGACGCGGCCGGCCGCGAGATGTCGACGACGATGGCGCTCGTGCGCATGCTCGCCGCGTTGATGAAGGACCACGACATCGGTTCGCGCGTCGTGCCGATCGTCGCCGACGAGGCGCGCACGTTCGGCATGGCCAGCCTGTTCCGGCAAGTCGGCATCTACTCGCCGTTCGGCCAGCGCTACGAGCCCGAAGATCTCGGCTCGATGCTCTATTACCGCGAAGACACGCGCGGCCAGATCCTCGAGGAAGGCATTTCGGAAGCGGGCGCGATCTCGTCGTGGATCGCGGCCGCGACGTCGTACAGCGTGCACGACCTGCCGATGCTGCCGTTCTACATCTACTACTCGATGTTCGGTTTCCAGCGGATCGGCGATCTGATCTGGGCCGCCGCCGACCAGCGCTCGCGCGGCTTCCTCGTCGGCGCGACGTCGGGGCGCACGACGCTCGGCGGCGAGGGGTTGCAGCACCAGGACGGCAGCAGCCATCTCGCGGCGTCGACGATTCCGAACTGCCGCGCGTACGATCCCGCGTTCGCGTACGAGGTTGCGACGATCGTCGACGCAGGCATGCGCGAGATGGTCGAAGCGCAGCGCGACGTGTTCTATTACGTGACGGTCACGAACGAGAACTACGCACAGCCTTCGATACCCGGCGGCGATGCGTCGGCATTGCGCGAAGGAATACTGAAGGGGATGTATCCGCTGCCGGCCGATTCGAATGCGGGCGCGCGCGTGCAGTTGCTCGGCTCGGGCGCGATCCTCGGCGAAGTCGTCGCCGCGCAGCGAATGCTGAAAGACGACTGGAACATCGACGCGGCCGTGTGGAGCGTCACGAGCTTCACCGAGCTGCAGCGCGACGGAATGGCGGCCGAACGGCTGTCCCGCCTCGACGACGCGCCGGTCGCACCGTACGTCACGCAGGCGCTTGCCGCATCGCGCGGGCCGGTGATCGCCGCGACCGATTACGTACGTGCGGTGCCCGAACTGATCCGCGCGTACGTGCCGCGCCGCTACGTGACGCTCGGCACCGACGGGTTCGGGCGCAGCGACACGCGCGAGGCATTGCGGTCGTTTTTCGAGGTGGATCGCGCGAGCATCGTGCTCGCCGCGTTGAAGGCGCTGGCGGATGAGCAGGAGATCGACGATGCCGTCGTGCGTGCCGCGCGCGAACGGCTCGGCAAGGCTCCGCAGTCGGAC comes from Burkholderia pyrrocinia and encodes:
- the mdeB gene encoding alpha-ketoglutarate dehydrogenase, which produces MTDLSNGIEHAQRAALARVDADPEETTEWLEALDAVVAHVGRERAQYLFDRLAEHARASGLASPRTPVTRYLNTIPLAEQPPYPGDPDLEERLSAALRWNALAMVVRANRAYGELGGHIASYASASDLFETGFNHFFRASSPAAGDATGAVGGDLVYFQPHSSPGVYARAYLEGFLTEDHLKHYRREIAGPGLCSYPHPWLMPDFWQFPTGSMGIGPINAIYQARFMRYLRDRGLADTAGRTVWGFFGDGEMDEPESLGALSLAAREGLDNLVFVINCNLQRLDGPVRGNGRVIDELEAQFAGAGWNTIKVLWGSDWDPLFARDHAGALARAFAETVDGQFQTFSANDGAYNRARFFSQDPALEALAAQLTDTEIDRLRRGGHDARKLHAAYARALAHRGQPTVILAKTMKGYGMGTAGQGRMTTHQQKKLDVDDLKAFRDRFRLPLSDSDVEQLRFYKPAEDSPEMRYLHARRAALGGYLPRRRRVASKGLTVPSMPAWGAFALDAAGREMSTTMALVRMLAALMKDHDIGSRVVPIVADEARTFGMASLFRQVGIYSPFGQRYEPEDLGSMLYYREDTRGQILEEGISEAGAISSWIAAATSYSVHDLPMLPFYIYYSMFGFQRIGDLIWAAADQRSRGFLVGATSGRTTLGGEGLQHQDGSSHLAASTIPNCRAYDPAFAYEVATIVDAGMREMVEAQRDVFYYVTVTNENYAQPSIPGGDASALREGILKGMYPLPADSNAGARVQLLGSGAILGEVVAAQRMLKDDWNIDAAVWSVTSFTELQRDGMAAERLSRLDDAPVAPYVTQALAASRGPVIAATDYVRAVPELIRAYVPRRYVTLGTDGFGRSDTREALRSFFEVDRASIVLAALKALADEQEIDDAVVRAARERLGKAPQSDIAPWQC